Proteins found in one Meiothermus sp. Pnk-1 genomic segment:
- the leuB gene encoding 3-isopropylmalate dehydrogenase → MPKIALLPGDGIGPEVTYAAVDVLKAADEVFGLGLEFEAFPFGGNAIDSHGEPFPEVTQRGCLEADAILLGAIGGPKWDNVPRDIRPETGLLALRKSHGLFANLRPAKVLPGLEALSPLKPEIARGVDVLVIRELTGGIYFGTPRGMNAEEAWNTERYSRLEVLRIARVAFEAARKRRGQVCSVDKANVLEVGEFWRKAVEEAHQDYPDVALEHQYVDAMAMHLVTKPGRFDVVVTGNIFGDILSDLASVLPGSLGLLPSASLGEKTPLFEPVHGSAPDIAGKGVANPTAAILSAAMLLTHALSRPDAAKAIEDAVAQALAANPTPDLGGKARTAEFTRQVAEAVRRIEARA, encoded by the coding sequence CCTGCTCCCCGGTGACGGCATCGGCCCCGAAGTAACCTATGCCGCCGTAGACGTGCTCAAGGCCGCCGACGAGGTGTTCGGCCTGGGGCTCGAGTTCGAAGCTTTCCCCTTCGGCGGCAATGCCATTGATTCCCACGGCGAACCCTTTCCCGAGGTGACCCAGCGGGGCTGCCTCGAGGCCGACGCCATCCTGCTGGGGGCCATCGGCGGTCCGAAGTGGGACAACGTACCCCGCGACATCCGCCCCGAGACCGGATTGCTGGCCCTGCGCAAATCCCACGGCCTCTTCGCCAACCTGCGCCCGGCCAAGGTGCTGCCCGGCCTAGAAGCCCTCTCCCCGCTCAAACCCGAGATCGCCAGGGGGGTGGACGTGCTGGTGATCCGCGAGCTCACCGGCGGGATCTACTTCGGCACCCCCCGCGGGATGAACGCAGAAGAAGCCTGGAACACCGAGCGCTACTCCCGCCTCGAGGTTCTGCGCATCGCCCGGGTGGCTTTCGAGGCCGCCCGCAAGCGGAGGGGACAGGTGTGCAGCGTGGACAAGGCCAACGTGCTCGAGGTCGGCGAGTTCTGGCGCAAGGCGGTGGAGGAGGCGCACCAGGACTACCCCGACGTCGCGCTCGAGCACCAGTACGTCGATGCCATGGCCATGCACCTCGTCACCAAGCCGGGGCGCTTCGACGTGGTGGTGACGGGCAACATCTTCGGGGATATCCTCTCCGACTTGGCCTCGGTGCTGCCCGGGAGCCTGGGCTTGCTGCCCTCGGCCAGCCTGGGCGAGAAGACCCCGTTGTTCGAGCCGGTGCACGGCTCGGCCCCGGACATCGCCGGAAAGGGGGTCGCCAACCCCACCGCGGCCATCCTCTCCGCGGCCATGCTGCTCACCCACGCCCTCTCCCGCCCCGACGCGGCCAAGGCGATCGAAGACGCCGTCGCTCAGGCGCTCGCCGCGAACCCCACCCCCGACCTGGGCGGCAAAGCCCGCACCGCCGAGTTCACCCGACAAGTTGCGGAGGCTGTGCGACGGATTGAAGCTCGCGCCTGA
- a CDS encoding SDR family NAD(P)-dependent oxidoreductase gives MKLKGQTFIITGASRGIGAALVMELAKAGANVVLGARNKGALETVREAAKGLGVEAAAVAGSVADDGVARQLVEAAKALGNFAGFVHNAGILNAGPLVVELPEPQYDEILESNLKGGYQLARYSYPNLRPQGGVAVFLGSGVAEHHIPGMGIYGVAKAAEEYLARQLALEAPEVTCFIYRPGIVETDMQRQLRAAEGGGATALRPLFQGYKTQGRVLSPEQSARTLVRILEGEAHKFHGKIATYRDA, from the coding sequence ATGAAGCTCAAAGGGCAAACCTTTATCATCACCGGGGCCAGCCGCGGCATCGGCGCAGCGCTGGTCATGGAGTTGGCCAAAGCCGGGGCCAACGTGGTCCTGGGGGCGCGGAACAAAGGGGCGCTCGAGACGGTGCGCGAAGCGGCAAAAGGGCTTGGGGTGGAGGCGGCAGCGGTGGCGGGAAGCGTCGCCGACGACGGGGTGGCCCGGCAACTGGTGGAGGCCGCCAAGGCCCTCGGGAACTTCGCGGGGTTCGTCCACAACGCAGGGATCCTCAACGCGGGTCCTTTGGTGGTGGAACTCCCCGAGCCCCAGTACGACGAGATCCTCGAGTCCAACCTCAAAGGCGGCTACCAGCTAGCCCGCTACAGCTACCCCAACCTGCGGCCCCAGGGAGGGGTGGCGGTATTCTTGGGCTCTGGGGTCGCCGAACACCACATCCCTGGCATGGGAATATACGGCGTGGCCAAGGCCGCCGAGGAGTACCTGGCGCGGCAGCTGGCGCTCGAGGCCCCCGAAGTGACCTGCTTTATCTACCGCCCCGGCATCGTCGAGACCGACATGCAGCGCCAATTGCGCGCAGCGGAGGGGGGCGGGGCCACTGCATTGCGCCCGCTCTTCCAGGGCTACAAAACCCAAGGCCGGGTCCTCTCCCCCGAGCAGTCCGCCCGCACGCTGGTGCGTATCCTGGAGGGCGAAGCCCACAAATTCCACGGTAAGATAGCCACGTATCGCGACGCCTAA
- the ilvD gene encoding dihydroxy-acid dehydratase: protein MRSDVIKQGPQQAPARAMLRAVGVTDDDFKIPWVGLVNTWTEGMPCNFHLRELAADLKAGAKEAGLHAFEFGAPAISDGISMGTVGMRASLISREVIADSIELIARGYLYDGMVALVACDKTNPGGMMGVIRADVPSLVLYGGSIAPGVLRGKKQTVVSVFEAVGQYAAGKITEEELAEVERTAIPGPGACGGQYTANTMAMVLEVMGFSPIGYNAIPAIAPEKKAAGRKAMYVLADAIRENRTPKSFLTRQSFVNAIAAVAATGGSTNAVLHLLAVAREAGVKLELDDFDRISRKTPVIADMRPWGTYTAWELWEAGGIPLIIRRLIEGEMIDGSQMTITGKTLWEEVKDAPETPGQQVVVPRERAFKAEGGLRVLKGSLAPEGAVLKLAGTERKQFRGPARVFDGEPQAMKAVLEKQIRPGDVVVIRYEGPKGAPGMPEMLSVTSALVGEGLGPEVALVTDGRFSGGTRGLMIGHVAPEAQVGGPIALVEEGDFISIDCDAGKLELEVSPQVLEARRAKWKAPEPHYQSGLFARYAKLVSSAKYGAVLEAE from the coding sequence ATGCGCTCTGACGTGATCAAACAAGGCCCACAGCAAGCTCCTGCGCGTGCGATGTTGCGTGCGGTGGGGGTGACGGATGACGACTTCAAGATTCCCTGGGTAGGCCTCGTGAACACCTGGACCGAAGGGATGCCCTGCAACTTCCACCTGCGCGAGCTGGCCGCCGACCTCAAGGCGGGGGCCAAGGAGGCCGGGCTGCATGCCTTCGAGTTCGGCGCCCCGGCCATCTCCGACGGGATTAGCATGGGCACGGTGGGGATGCGAGCCTCGCTCATCAGCCGCGAGGTGATCGCCGACTCCATCGAACTCATCGCCCGGGGCTACCTCTACGACGGAATGGTGGCGCTGGTGGCCTGCGACAAGACCAACCCCGGCGGGATGATGGGGGTGATCCGCGCCGACGTGCCAAGCCTGGTGCTTTACGGTGGCTCCATCGCCCCCGGAGTCCTGCGCGGTAAAAAGCAGACCGTGGTCTCGGTCTTCGAGGCGGTAGGGCAGTACGCCGCAGGCAAAATCACCGAGGAAGAGCTGGCCGAGGTCGAACGCACCGCCATCCCCGGCCCTGGGGCCTGCGGGGGGCAGTACACGGCAAACACCATGGCCATGGTGCTGGAGGTGATGGGCTTCTCCCCTATCGGCTACAACGCCATCCCTGCCATCGCCCCGGAGAAGAAAGCCGCCGGACGAAAGGCGATGTATGTCCTGGCCGACGCCATTCGGGAAAACCGCACGCCCAAGAGCTTCCTCACCCGGCAGTCCTTCGTCAACGCGATCGCCGCGGTGGCCGCCACGGGCGGCTCGACCAACGCGGTCTTGCACCTCCTGGCGGTCGCCCGCGAGGCGGGGGTCAAGCTCGAGCTCGACGACTTCGACCGCATCTCGCGCAAAACCCCGGTCATCGCCGATATGCGCCCCTGGGGCACCTACACCGCCTGGGAACTGTGGGAGGCCGGAGGCATTCCGCTCATCATCCGCCGCCTGATCGAAGGAGAGATGATCGACGGCAGCCAGATGACCATAACCGGTAAGACCCTGTGGGAAGAGGTCAAGGACGCCCCCGAGACCCCCGGTCAGCAGGTGGTGGTCCCGCGGGAGCGGGCTTTCAAAGCGGAGGGTGGCCTACGCGTCCTCAAGGGCTCATTGGCCCCCGAGGGGGCGGTCTTGAAGCTCGCCGGCACCGAGCGCAAGCAGTTCCGCGGCCCGGCCCGGGTCTTCGACGGCGAACCGCAGGCGATGAAGGCGGTGCTCGAGAAGCAGATTCGCCCCGGCGACGTAGTGGTCATCCGCTACGAGGGCCCTAAGGGAGCCCCCGGAATGCCCGAGATGCTCTCGGTGACCAGCGCCCTGGTAGGGGAAGGGCTGGGTCCGGAGGTGGCTTTGGTGACCGACGGGCGCTTTTCGGGCGGCACCAGGGGGTTGATGATCGGGCACGTCGCGCCGGAAGCTCAGGTTGGCGGGCCGATCGCGCTGGTCGAAGAGGGAGACTTCATCTCGATTGACTGTGACGCGGGGAAGCTCGAGCTGGAGGTTTCCCCCCAGGTGTTGGAAGCGCGCAGGGCTAAGTGGAAGGCCCCGGAGCCGCATTACCAGAGCGGGCTGTTTGCCCGCTACGCCAAACTGGTGAGCAGTGCGAAGTATGGGGCGGTGCTAGAGGCGGAATAG
- a CDS encoding DUF4864 domain-containing protein — protein sequence MAARIGVAVGLLLAAVALSQRLTDIPLQQQAEIRAVIEAQLAAFQQDDAGRAFSFAAPGIRQKFQTPERFLQMVKQGYLPLYRPARVEFGAIGLLQGIPTQVLIVTDGEGLRYRAYYLMERQPDGSWKIAGVYLEPLPAEAPPNSV from the coding sequence ATGGCTGCGCGAATTGGGGTGGCGGTGGGGCTTTTGCTGGCGGCCGTAGCCCTTTCTCAGCGGCTTACCGACATACCGCTGCAACAACAGGCCGAGATCCGTGCGGTGATAGAGGCACAACTGGCGGCTTTTCAACAGGACGATGCGGGGCGGGCCTTCTCCTTCGCCGCTCCGGGCATCCGCCAAAAGTTTCAGACCCCCGAGCGCTTTCTCCAGATGGTCAAACAGGGGTACCTGCCCCTCTATCGCCCAGCCCGGGTGGAGTTCGGTGCCATCGGTTTGTTGCAAGGTATACCTACTCAGGTGCTCATCGTCACCGACGGAGAAGGGCTGCGCTACCGGGCCTACTACCTGATGGAGCGCCAGCCGGATGGGAGTTGGAAGATCGCCGGGGTGTACCTCGAGCCCCTCCCCGCCGAAGCCCCACCTAATTCTGTTTAA
- a CDS encoding M20 family metallopeptidase, with amino-acid sequence MQVAPLDIRNRIADLTPSLVAMRRDFHRHPELAFQEFRTAEKLALHLRALGLEVQTGIATTGVVARLKGAKPGKTVLVRADIDALPIHEATGAPYASENPGVMHACGHDGHAAVAAHVATLLSEMKDQLEGNVVFVFQPAEEIVGGARPMIEAGVMEGVDRVVGLHLYSLLPAGTVGIRPGPSMAAADAFTLTVHGKGTHAAMPHEGVDTVLISAHIITALQSLVSRETDPVGTSVITIATLTAGEGAHNIIPETATLKGTLRTFDAALRAKLVRRIEEVATGIALAMGGTAEIAWRDGSPAVVNDPELTQRFRALASEVVGPQRVLETPPVMGGDDMAEFLNRAPGVYFWVGAGDPATGKNQPHHHPRFDIDDERALPVAVELLARATLEFLKP; translated from the coding sequence ATGCAAGTCGCACCGCTGGATATCCGAAACCGCATCGCTGACCTCACCCCCTCGCTCGTCGCCATGCGACGCGATTTCCACCGCCACCCTGAGCTGGCTTTCCAGGAATTCCGCACCGCCGAAAAGCTAGCCCTTCACCTGCGCGCTTTGGGGCTCGAGGTCCAGACCGGCATCGCCACCACCGGCGTGGTGGCGCGCTTGAAAGGGGCCAAGCCGGGCAAGACCGTGCTGGTCCGCGCCGACATCGACGCCCTGCCCATCCACGAGGCCACCGGAGCCCCCTACGCCTCGGAGAACCCCGGGGTGATGCACGCCTGCGGGCACGATGGCCACGCGGCGGTAGCAGCCCATGTGGCCACCCTCCTCAGCGAGATGAAAGACCAGCTCGAGGGCAACGTGGTCTTTGTCTTCCAGCCTGCCGAGGAGATCGTAGGGGGGGCCCGCCCGATGATCGAGGCGGGGGTGATGGAAGGCGTGGACCGGGTGGTTGGGTTGCACCTCTATAGCCTGCTGCCCGCCGGGACCGTGGGGATACGGCCCGGCCCCAGCATGGCCGCTGCCGATGCCTTCACCCTCACCGTGCACGGCAAGGGAACCCACGCCGCCATGCCCCACGAGGGCGTGGACACGGTGCTGATCTCGGCGCACATCATCACCGCCTTGCAAAGCCTGGTGAGCCGTGAGACCGACCCGGTGGGTACCTCGGTGATTACCATCGCCACCCTTACTGCCGGGGAAGGCGCCCACAACATCATCCCCGAGACCGCCACCCTCAAGGGGACCTTGCGTACTTTTGACGCTGCGCTGCGGGCCAAGCTGGTGCGCCGGATCGAAGAGGTGGCTACGGGCATCGCCCTGGCGATGGGCGGGACGGCTGAGATCGCCTGGCGGGATGGCTCGCCGGCAGTGGTCAACGACCCCGAGCTGACCCAGCGTTTCCGCGCTCTGGCGAGCGAAGTGGTAGGGCCGCAGCGGGTGCTCGAGACCCCCCCGGTGATGGGCGGCGACGACATGGCCGAGTTCCTGAACCGGGCTCCGGGGGTGTATTTCTGGGTGGGGGCGGGAGACCCCGCCACGGGGAAGAACCAACCCCACCATCACCCCCGCTTCGACATCGATGACGAGCGGGCCTTGCCGGTGGCGGTGGAACTGCTGGCTAGGGCCACCTTGGAGTTTCTCAAGCCCTAA
- a CDS encoding cupin domain-containing protein: MKGFVRSAQQAPSRPVERGVQAFIQVLIGPEDGAPHYITRKFTILPGGRIPRHKHPGVEHEQFLITGRLRVGIGEEIFEAKAGEAIYIPADTPHWYENPDPETAEFICVIPKTASYSTEWLEE; encoded by the coding sequence GTGAAAGGCTTTGTGCGCTCCGCCCAACAAGCCCCCTCCCGTCCCGTCGAGCGGGGGGTTCAGGCCTTTATTCAGGTACTGATTGGCCCTGAGGACGGCGCTCCTCACTACATCACCCGTAAGTTCACCATCCTGCCCGGCGGGCGGATTCCCCGCCACAAGCACCCTGGCGTGGAGCACGAGCAGTTCTTGATCACCGGACGGCTGCGCGTCGGTATCGGGGAGGAGATCTTCGAAGCCAAAGCCGGGGAGGCCATCTACATCCCTGCCGACACCCCTCACTGGTACGAAAATCCCGATCCTGAGACGGCCGAGTTCATCTGCGTGATTCCCAAGACCGCGAGCTATTCGACGGAGTGGCTCGAGGAGTGA
- a CDS encoding phosphoribosyltransferase, whose protein sequence is MRFRDRAQAAELLAQALRHGLERPVVLGIPRGGVVLADRLARALGGTADVVLARKIGAPGHEEFALGAVGEDGSIHLQPYAHRYASEAYLEAEARRQQAVIAERAERYRAVRPKVPLAGRDAVVVDDGIATGSTMEAAIRAVRAEQPRRLVVAVPVAPPEALEHLRRQVEVVCLYTPVPFDAVGAFYQDFPQVSDQEVLETLSAWADL, encoded by the coding sequence GTGCGCTTTCGTGATCGGGCACAGGCGGCAGAGCTGTTGGCCCAGGCCCTGCGGCATGGCCTCGAGCGCCCGGTGGTCCTGGGGATTCCGCGGGGCGGGGTGGTGCTGGCGGACCGGCTGGCTCGAGCTTTAGGAGGTACTGCCGACGTGGTCTTGGCGCGCAAAATCGGCGCTCCCGGGCACGAGGAGTTCGCTTTGGGAGCGGTGGGGGAGGATGGTTCGATCCACCTGCAACCCTATGCCCACCGCTACGCGAGCGAGGCCTACCTCGAGGCCGAGGCCCGGCGCCAGCAGGCGGTGATCGCCGAGCGGGCGGAGCGCTACCGTGCGGTGCGGCCCAAGGTCCCGCTCGCGGGCCGTGACGCGGTGGTCGTCGATGACGGCATCGCCACCGGCAGCACCATGGAAGCGGCCATTCGGGCGGTGCGGGCCGAGCAGCCCCGGCGGCTAGTGGTGGCCGTTCCGGTGGCCCCGCCGGAGGCGCTCGAGCACCTGCGGCGCCAGGTCGAGGTAGTGTGCTTGTATACGCCGGTTCCTTTCGATGCCGTGGGGGCTTTTTATCAAGACTTCCCCCAAGTCTCCGACCAAGAGGTCCTGGAAACGCTTTCCGCATGGGCCGACCTCTAG
- a CDS encoding long-chain fatty acid--CoA ligase — MERPWFKHYDPGVPKDIEYPEVPLWWLLEHSANRYPEKVALEFLGKTLSYKELWESARRFAEALRVQGVKPGDRVALMLPNTPAFVIAFYGTLMAGGIAVNVNPLYTARELHHQLIDAGAETLVMLDMLWPRYAEIAQEVPVRRVITSGLQDYLPFPKNLLYPIKMRREKRWVNLPKDPRRLGLNPLLRSHPPIAEPLRPNPDDVALLQYTGGTTGISKGAMLTHRNLVANTYQTIAWSPESKALEGKGVMLGAIPFFHVYGMTVAMNFGLALGYKIVLLPRPEVAACVEAIEKHKVTHFPGVPTLYTAFNHFPGIQKRKIHTIRVCNSGSAPLPLEVMERFEQLTGGKVLEGYGLTEAAPVTHSNPVSGLRKKGSVGLPLPGVDAKILGPDMQELPPGEVGELAVRGPNIMKGYWNRPEETAKTLVIDWLLTGDMAKMDEDGYFYIVDRKKDVIIAGGYNIYPREVEEVLYAHPAIQEACVVGVPDSYRGETVAAYVVLKPGASLSEAELEKYCRENLAAFKIPRIIQFRKELPKSAVGKILRRQLREEAIQAQKVSS; from the coding sequence ATGGAGCGTCCTTGGTTCAAGCACTACGACCCCGGTGTCCCTAAGGACATCGAGTACCCCGAGGTTCCCCTGTGGTGGCTGCTCGAGCACAGCGCAAACCGCTACCCCGAGAAGGTCGCTTTGGAGTTTTTGGGCAAGACCTTGAGCTACAAAGAGCTCTGGGAGTCTGCTCGCCGTTTTGCTGAAGCCCTGCGCGTCCAGGGGGTGAAGCCAGGCGACCGGGTAGCCCTCATGCTGCCCAACACCCCGGCTTTCGTGATCGCCTTTTACGGCACCCTGATGGCCGGCGGTATCGCGGTGAATGTGAACCCGCTCTACACCGCCCGCGAGCTCCACCACCAGCTCATAGACGCCGGGGCTGAGACCTTGGTGATGCTCGATATGCTGTGGCCCCGCTACGCCGAGATCGCCCAGGAGGTCCCGGTGCGGCGGGTGATCACCAGCGGGCTCCAAGACTATCTGCCCTTCCCCAAGAACCTGCTCTATCCGATCAAGATGCGCCGGGAGAAGCGCTGGGTCAACCTACCCAAAGATCCCAGGCGCCTCGGGCTCAACCCCCTGCTGCGCTCCCACCCCCCCATCGCCGAGCCGCTGCGGCCCAACCCCGACGACGTAGCCCTGCTCCAGTACACCGGCGGAACCACCGGGATCTCTAAGGGGGCTATGCTCACCCACCGCAATCTGGTGGCTAACACCTACCAGACCATCGCCTGGTCCCCGGAAAGCAAAGCCCTCGAGGGCAAGGGCGTGATGCTGGGGGCTATCCCCTTTTTCCACGTCTATGGGATGACCGTGGCCATGAACTTCGGCCTCGCCTTGGGATATAAGATCGTGCTCCTGCCACGGCCCGAAGTCGCCGCCTGCGTGGAGGCTATCGAAAAGCACAAGGTGACCCACTTCCCCGGGGTACCCACGCTGTACACCGCGTTCAATCACTTCCCCGGCATCCAAAAGCGCAAGATACACACCATACGCGTCTGCAACTCGGGCTCGGCCCCCCTTCCCCTCGAGGTGATGGAGCGCTTCGAACAGCTCACCGGGGGCAAGGTGCTCGAGGGGTACGGCCTAACCGAAGCCGCGCCGGTCACCCACTCCAACCCGGTCTCCGGGTTGCGCAAAAAGGGCAGCGTGGGTTTGCCGCTTCCGGGAGTGGACGCCAAGATCCTGGGACCCGATATGCAAGAGCTTCCCCCGGGAGAGGTGGGGGAGCTGGCGGTGCGCGGGCCTAACATCATGAAAGGCTACTGGAACCGCCCCGAGGAGACCGCTAAAACCCTGGTCATCGACTGGCTCCTCACCGGCGATATGGCCAAGATGGACGAAGACGGCTATTTCTACATCGTAGACCGCAAGAAAGACGTGATCATCGCGGGCGGGTACAACATCTACCCCCGGGAGGTCGAAGAGGTCCTCTACGCCCACCCGGCCATCCAGGAAGCCTGTGTGGTGGGGGTGCCGGACAGCTACCGCGGCGAGACCGTGGCGGCGTATGTGGTCCTCAAGCCGGGAGCTAGCCTGAGCGAGGCCGAACTCGAGAAGTACTGCCGGGAAAACCTGGCCGCCTTCAAGATTCCCCGCATCATCCAGTTCCGCAAGGAGCTGCCCAAGTCGGCGGTGGGCAAGATCTTGCGGCGGCAGCTGCGGGAAGAAGCGATACAAGCCCAAAAGGTCTCGAGCTGA
- a CDS encoding cysteine desulfurase family protein produces MIYLDYAATTPLDPEVSTAMAQAFAAWGNPSSVHAAGRKAKALLEEARERLARAIGARPREVIFTSGGSEADALAILGYALARGKGHLVTTQVEHSAVLTAMRGLERLGYAVTYLQPEPLTGMVYPDQLAQALRPDTLLVSVMAVNNELGTLYPVREMAEVCRARGVVFHTDAVQMAGTLPLDIQELGVDMLSLAAHKFYGPKGAGALYLRKGLELFPIAPGKQEQGFRGGTENLPALYGMALALEKAARLVSEETPRLLALRRRLERALLALPGVELNGHPTHRSPKHVNVTAKDADGEGLLLNLDLMGVCASSGSACSAGSLEPSHVLTAIGRSKAEARASVRFSLGRFTTEAEVDEAARIFAQAVERSRLTDTAR; encoded by the coding sequence GTGATCTACCTGGACTACGCCGCCACCACCCCGCTGGACCCAGAGGTGAGCACCGCGATGGCGCAAGCCTTCGCGGCCTGGGGGAACCCCAGCTCGGTGCACGCCGCGGGAAGAAAGGCCAAGGCGCTGCTGGAGGAGGCCCGCGAGCGGCTAGCCAGGGCCATCGGGGCCCGCCCCCGCGAGGTGATTTTCACCTCCGGCGGATCTGAAGCGGATGCGCTGGCGATCTTGGGGTATGCCCTCGCGCGGGGTAAGGGCCACCTCGTCACCACCCAAGTGGAACACTCCGCCGTGCTCACCGCGATGCGGGGGCTCGAGCGGCTGGGTTACGCGGTCACCTACCTCCAGCCGGAACCCCTTACCGGCATGGTGTATCCCGACCAGCTGGCCCAAGCCCTCCGCCCCGATACCCTGCTGGTGAGCGTGATGGCCGTCAACAACGAACTCGGCACCCTCTACCCGGTGCGCGAGATGGCCGAGGTTTGCCGGGCGCGGGGGGTCGTCTTCCACACCGACGCGGTACAGATGGCGGGGACCTTGCCGCTCGACATCCAGGAGCTGGGGGTGGATATGCTCTCGTTGGCGGCGCACAAGTTCTATGGCCCCAAAGGCGCCGGGGCTTTGTACTTGCGCAAAGGCCTCGAGCTTTTCCCTATCGCCCCCGGCAAGCAGGAACAAGGCTTTCGGGGTGGCACCGAGAACCTCCCCGCCCTCTACGGGATGGCCTTGGCGCTTGAGAAGGCGGCGCGGCTGGTTTCCGAAGAAACCCCTCGGTTGCTGGCCCTGCGCCGTCGGCTGGAGCGCGCTTTGCTCGCCCTCCCCGGGGTAGAGCTCAACGGCCACCCTACCCACAGGAGCCCCAAGCACGTCAACGTCACGGCCAAGGATGCGGATGGCGAGGGCCTGCTCCTCAACCTCGACCTGATGGGGGTGTGCGCCTCCTCGGGCTCGGCGTGCAGCGCAGGGAGCCTCGAGCCCAGCCATGTCCTCACCGCCATAGGTCGCAGCAAGGCCGAAGCCCGGGCCTCGGTGCGGTTTAGCCTGGGGCGATTCACCACCGAGGCCGAGGTGGACGAGGCGGCCCGGATCTTCGCCCAGGCGGTGGAGCGCTCGAGGCTCACGGACACAGCGCGCTGA
- a CDS encoding Rrf2 family transcriptional regulator, which produces MWVSTKSQYGLRALVEIGLRAPEAVPLKDVAEAQSISQHYLEQIAAQLRRAGFIRSVRGAKGGYRLGKPPEKLTALEVVEALEGSLAPVTCLDDPQSCYHTGHCSTEALWKRVDLAMRGVLGSTSLKDLIEQRRAIEARKLIQIEPAERPA; this is translated from the coding sequence ATGTGGGTCTCCACCAAATCCCAGTATGGCTTGCGGGCGCTCGTGGAGATCGGTCTGCGCGCTCCGGAGGCGGTCCCGCTCAAGGATGTGGCTGAGGCCCAGAGCATCAGCCAGCACTACCTTGAGCAGATCGCCGCCCAACTGCGCCGAGCCGGGTTCATCCGCAGCGTACGCGGGGCCAAGGGCGGGTACAGGCTGGGGAAACCGCCGGAGAAGCTCACCGCGCTCGAGGTGGTAGAGGCCCTCGAGGGCAGCCTGGCCCCGGTCACCTGCTTGGACGACCCGCAGTCGTGCTACCATACCGGGCACTGCTCCACGGAAGCCCTGTGGAAGCGGGTGGACCTGGCCATGCGCGGGGTGCTGGGGAGCACCTCGCTCAAGGACTTGATCGAGCAGCGCCGGGCTATTGAGGCCCGCAAGCTCATCCAGATTGAGCCTGCCGAGCGGCCAGCCTAG
- a CDS encoding metal ABC transporter permease, whose protein sequence is MLEALAFPFFQRALLAGVLVGAFISYYAPFVVQRKLSFLSHGLAHAAFGGVAIALFFNTEPLWVALPFTVLVALGITWVRSRTGLAEDSAIGIFLALALALGILILSFRSGYAAEALAYLFGSLLAVTPTDLWISLGVLGLTLALLPAWGRWAYVTFDRDLALADRRRVLLQDYLLSALVAVATVVAVKVVGALLVGAFLVIPAATARLWSRTFATMTLLSVVLGVATALVGLALSYQLNVPSGASIVLVQGVVFAVAFATGQRERVE, encoded by the coding sequence ATGCTCGAGGCCCTCGCTTTCCCTTTCTTTCAGCGCGCCCTGCTGGCCGGGGTGCTGGTGGGGGCGTTTATCAGCTACTACGCCCCCTTCGTAGTGCAGCGCAAGCTCTCCTTCCTCTCGCACGGATTGGCCCACGCGGCCTTCGGGGGGGTGGCGATTGCCCTTTTCTTCAATACCGAGCCGCTATGGGTGGCGCTGCCGTTTACCGTGCTGGTGGCGTTGGGGATCACCTGGGTGCGCTCGAGGACGGGCCTTGCGGAAGACTCGGCCATCGGGATTTTCCTCGCGCTGGCCCTGGCCTTGGGTATCCTGATCCTCTCTTTCCGAAGCGGCTATGCCGCCGAAGCCTTGGCCTATCTTTTTGGCTCGCTCCTTGCCGTGACCCCCACCGACCTCTGGATCTCGCTAGGGGTTCTCGGGCTGACCCTAGCCCTGCTCCCTGCGTGGGGTCGCTGGGCCTACGTCACCTTTGACCGTGACTTGGCCTTGGCCGACCGCCGCCGGGTGCTGTTGCAGGACTACCTTCTCTCGGCGCTCGTCGCGGTGGCCACCGTGGTAGCGGTAAAGGTGGTGGGGGCGTTGTTGGTGGGGGCTTTTTTGGTGATCCCGGCGGCTACCGCTCGCCTGTGGAGCCGCACTTTCGCCACCATGACGTTGCTCTCGGTCGTGCTGGGGGTTGCTACGGCGCTGGTTGGTCTGGCCTTGTCCTATCAGCTTAACGTACCCAGCGGAGCCAGCATCGTGCTGGTACAGGGGGTGGTCTTCGCGGTGGCCTTCGCTACCGGACAGCGGGAGCGGGTAGAGTAA